TATGCGGGGTTTTCGGATACCAAAATCTTTAATAAGGGAGTGATTGAAGGCACGCAATTTTTTCAGTACCAATTCTCTGGATAACTTTCCCGCAACATCTTTTAATGGAATATGGCCGGTGAGAAAGCCGATCTTAAGCTTCTCCCAGACCATCATCATCAGATAATCTTCACAACCGAATTTGCTGGCCAGGTACTCTGTATGACCGGGGAAATTAAAGCCAGGTGACTGGATATTTTTTTTGTTGACTGGCCCTGTGACCAGAATATCTATCTGGTTGTTTTTGAGGTCGCTAACAGCTTGTTCAAGGGCAAGAACAGACAACTGTCCGGCCACTTCTGAAGATTTTCCGAATTCGATCCTCACTTCCCGTTCGAAAATATTCAGAAGATTGACCCTTTTTGGATCAGCATGTTCGGCTCGACGGATAGGGAAGAAGTTGAAATCCGTCATGTTTAGGGCTTTACGGTAGTATGAAGCCACTTTGGCGGATCCATAAATGATGGGGATGAGCAGATCAAGCATTTGCTGATCAGCAAAGGTTTTGATGATCACTTCATAACCTATTCCATTGAAGTCACCAGAGGTAATTCCTATCCTGAAGCGCTGGATTTCTTCCTGTGGTAAATTAGGACGTTCCTGATCCTGGTCAAAGCTAAGTCCATCTTCGATGATCAGATCATCATCTTCTACGGTCTCTTCTTCCGGTATTTCCACCACGTCAGTATCCTCAATCTGTTCAACTACAAAATCCTCCGGCTCTTCTACAAGTTCAAAATCTTCCGGCTGTTCATCCAGTTCAAAATCTTCCCCGCCTAAAGTTTCACTTTCATTCTCTTCAGGGAATTGTTCTTCCTGTTCTTCAATAGGGTCGTTTACATCCATTTCTAAAAATCTTTTTGCAAAAATAGGATTAAAATGGAGTGTTTACACGCATTTATTCTTCATAAAGTCGAAAAGAAGTCTGACGACGATCCCGGTGCCTCCTGTTCCATGGTAACTGTCTCTTTTTTCGACATAAGCCGGGCCTGCAATATCCAGGTGAATGAAAGGGTAATCGGTGAAATGTTCAAGAAACTTGCCTGCTGTGATGGCACCGGCTTCTTTGCCGCCAATATTTTTAATATCAGCAATATCCGACTTGATCAATTCCCCATATTCTTCCCATGCCGGGAATTCGACGAGCCGTTCATAGACGTTATTGCCACTTTCTTTCAATTTCCGGAATTCTTCATCGCTGCGGATAGCCAGGGCCACGATGCCGTACTTCCCTATTGCAGCGGCAGCTGATCCTGTTAAAGTAGCTGCATTGATGACCAGTTCAGGCTGATACTTTTTAGCATAGCTCAGAGCATCACCAAGGATCATACGACCTTCGGCATCGGTGTTAAGGACTTCCACCGTTGTTCCGTCAAACATGGTAATCACATCACCCGGTGCATAGGCATTACCATCCGGTCGGTTGTCGGTAGCGGGCATTAATGCAATGACGTGTACAGGCAGTTTAGCCATAGCGATAGTATATACTGCCGAAGCCATTGCTGCAGCGCCGGCCATGTCATATTTCATGGTTTCCATGCTGCCTGAGGGCTTCAGGTTCAGCCCCCCGCTGTCAAAGACAATACCTTTACCTATAAAAACATAGGGTTTCTTATTGACAGGCCGCACCGGTTTCCACTCCATCACAGTGAAAGTCGGTGAATCCAAGCTCCCTTTATTTACAGCCAGAAGACCACCCATTTTAAGAGATTCTATTTTTTTTTTCTTAAAGACCTCCACCTTGGCACCACAGACAACACCCATTTTTTCAATCTCTTCCGCCAGATTGACGGCATTCAATGCAGAAACCGGCTCATTAACAAGGTCGCGGCACCTGCAAACCCCATCAATGATAATATTCATAGTGTCAATATCCTGTTTGCTGACTTTTTCTGAGAAGATATGTATGGATTTCAGGGCATTCTTCTTCTTTTCAGGATCTGTTTTATATTTAAGGAACTGATAGTTGCCAAGCGCCATACCCTCGGCCAGTGCAAGTGTTTCTTCCGGTCGGCCTGCCAGGTCATGTATCACTACCCTGCTGATATTGTTTTCGTTTATCAGGGAAAGCAGTTTATCTCCGTCTCTCCGGCAGTTTTCAAGGTATCTGTAAGTTTCATTTTCTTTTTTTATGAACTGGATGATCAGCCACCTCTTTAAATGATTAAGCACAATGGTGTCCTTTTCACGCTTCTCCCGTTGTTCCTTTACATATGCTGCCTCTTCCTTGGTCAGAATACCCGGGATTATGTCCTGTATATTTTTGATAAACAGGATAGTGCTATCTTTTTGATTCAGTCTGTTGATCTTGTGTAACATAATACGGTTTGTTTAATGATTCAGGAAATCTTTCATTTTCAGCATGATCTTTTCAGTAGCTCCTTTATTGTCGACAATATAATGATGACAAGTATCAGAACATGACGAATAAAAAATTTTATCTTCAAATAATTTCATCACTATTTCGGTTAATTGAATCCGGTTATCAATGCTGAAAGCTCCACCGGCTTTGATAAGATCACGGGCTTCCTGGAATTTGCTGAAATTTGGCCCGAAAATTATAGGTTTACCGAATGTAGCAGCTTCAAGTATATTATGGATGCCTTTGCCGAATCCTCCGCCAATATAAGCTACCGTACAATATTGATAGAGGTGTGACAACATCCCGATTGAATCAATAATCACCACTTTTGTCCGATTTAACTCTTCTTGAGATGCACGGGAGTATCTGACGGCATTTCCCTTAAGTTTGGAGAGTAATCCATGTATATGTTCCTCTGCAACTTCGTGGGGTGCAATGATATACTTCATCTCATCGTTGCTGTTATTGATAAAATCTGTCAGGATGTCTTCATCCTGAGGCCATGTGCTGCC
This sequence is a window from Bacteroidota bacterium. Protein-coding genes within it:
- a CDS encoding peptidase M17 — translated: MLHKINRLNQKDSTILFIKNIQDIIPGILTKEEAAYVKEQREKREKDTIVLNHLKRWLIIQFIKKENETYRYLENCRRDGDKLLSLINENNISRVVIHDLAGRPEETLALAEGMALGNYQFLKYKTDPEKKKNALKSIHIFSEKVSKQDIDTMNIIIDGVCRCRDLVNEPVSALNAVNLAEEIEKMGVVCGAKVEVFKKKKIESLKMGGLLAVNKGSLDSPTFTVMEWKPVRPVNKKPYVFIGKGIVFDSGGLNLKPSGSMETMKYDMAGAAAMASAVYTIAMAKLPVHVIALMPATDNRPDGNAYAPGDVITMFDGTTVEVLNTDAEGRMILGDALSYAKKYQPELVINAATLTGSAAAAIGKYGIVALAIRSDEEFRKLKESGNNVYERLVEFPAWEEYGELIKSDIADIKNIGGKEAGAITAGKFLEHFTDYPFIHLDIAGPAYVEKRDSYHGTGGTGIVVRLLFDFMKNKCV
- the pdxA gene encoding 4-hydroxythreonine-4-phosphate dehydrogenase PdxA — protein: MQRFRIGITSGDFNGIGYEVIIKTFADQQMLDLLIPIIYGSAKVASYYRKALNMTDFNFFPIRRAEHADPKRVNLLNIFEREVRIEFGKSSEVAGQLSVLALEQAVSDLKNNQIDILVTGPVNKKNIQSPGFNFPGHTEYLASKFGCEDYLMMMVWEKLKIGFLTGHIPLKDVAGKLSRELVLKKLRAFNHSLIKDFGIRKPRIALLGLNPHAGENNLLGSEEEDIFLPAIHDALEENILVVGPYPADSFFGTLTYTGFDGIMAVYHDQGLIPFKTFAFDKGVNYTAGLPFIRTSPAHGTAYEIAGKNEASPDSFRQAVYLAIDIYKKRKEYEELTANPLQKSEAAEEGTDGE